The Solanum lycopersicum chromosome 6, SLM_r2.1 genome has a window encoding:
- the LOC101258667 gene encoding rho GTPase-activating protein 2-like, giving the protein MTGLLMVTTRGGGNGKKDSNAQQLSLLDFILAGLRKSMVSCRVDRQEDVVSAVEIGWPTNVQHLTHVTFDRFHGFLGLPLEFQVQIPCRVPSASVSVFGVSAESMQCCYDTRGNSVPTILLLMQQRLYSQNGLKAEGIFRINPENSEEEHVRDQLNRGIVPEDMDVHCLAGLIKAWFRQLPSGVLDGLSPQQVLQCNTEEEFVELVKQLKPTETALLNWAIDLMADVVEQEDSNKMNARNIAMVFAPNMTQMSDPLTALMHAVQVMNLLKTLIMKTLRERGEAEEGEYSPMSSPSSRRQTDEEFDSQQEMDTSCESASDDEDQHRYSYNTEERDEVESLSEIEESFLRQLDENEHAKNDFRKQLEGILGRETASTENGDSSSDSKIDTSGLSTSDGEDSRYTTCVTLEEKVESKRSSASMEDVDRIEVESAVSVQ; this is encoded by the exons aTGACGGGGTTGTTAATGGTGACGACAAGGGGAGGAGGAAATGGGAAGAAGGATTCAAATGCGCAGCAGTTGTCTTTGTTGGATTTCATATTAGCAGGTCTAAGGAAATCAATGGTGTCTTGTCGTGTAGATCGACAAGAAGATGTTGTTTCTGCTGTGGAAATAGGTTGGCCCACCAATGTCCAGCATCTTACCCATGTAACTTTCGATCGATTTCATGGATTTCTGGGTCTTCCACTCGAGTTTCAAGTCCAAATCCCATGTAGAGTACCAAGTGCCAG CGTCAGCGTGTTTGGGGTATCTGCAGAGTCAATGCAGTGTTGTTATGATACAAGGGGCAATAGTGTCCCAACTATTCTCTTGTTAATGCAACAACGTCTATACTCACAAAATGGTcttaag GCTGAAGGAATCTTCCGAATTAACCCAGAAAATAGCGAGGAGGAGCATGTAAGGGACCAGCTAAATAGAGGCATCGTGCCTGAAGACATGGACGTTCATTGCTTGGCTGGTCTCATCAAAGCCTGGTTCCGACAACTCCCATCAGGTGTGCTTGATGGGCTTTCACCACAACAGGTTTTGCAATGCAACACCGAGGAAGAATTCGTTGAGCTTGTGAAACAGCTTAAACCAACCGAGACTGCATTGCTTAACTGGGCAATTGATCTTATGGCTGATGTTGTTGAACAAGAGGATTCCAACAAAATGAATGCCAGAAATATTGCAATGGTTTTTGCTCCAAACATGACCCAG ATGTCTGATCCATTAACAGCTCTCATGCACGCTGTTCAAGTGATGAACTTGCTCAAGACCCTGATCATGAAAACATTACGAGAGCGTGGAGAAGCAGAAGAGGGAGAATATTCACCCATGTCATCTCCTTCTTCTCGTAGACAAACGGATGAGGAATTCGACTCGCAACAAGAGATGGACACTAGCTGTGAATCAGCATCAGATGATGAGGACCAACATCGCTACAGCTACAACACGGAAGAGAGAGATGAAGTCGAGTCATTGAGTGAGATAGAAGAAAGCTTCTTGCGACAGTTGGATGAGAATGAGCATGCAAAAAATGACTTCAGGAAACAGTTGGAAGGAATCTTGGGCAGAGAAACTGCATCTACCGAAAATGGAGATTCTTCTTCTGACAGTAAAATCGACACTTCTGGCTTGAGCACTAGCGATGGTGAAGACTCAAGATACACTACTTGTGTTACTCTGGAAGAAAAAGTGGAGTCGAAGAGATCAAGTGCAAGCATGGAGGATGTCGACAGGATAGAGGTAGAATCTGCTGTTTCTGTGCAGTAG
- the LOC101247833 gene encoding bifunctional 3-dehydroquinate dehydratase/shikimate dehydrogenase, chloroplastic produces the protein MQVLTWFVLYMFPPLYKRERWSVKEERDIIMGLKNDLVVYTRLECESCEEMTCCIEKAKEEGADLVELCIDDFTFSDISQLEELLKQRSLPSIVSFRPKSPINSEGKKTCIQVLKLAVELDVEFVEVDTQVVCHQVVAELMKSRSNSKIIASTYVNGGNPTKDTLCNSIINLQSTGADIIKLVIDVAYITDVAPVFHMLTHSQVPLIVRAAGDRGLISQLLGPKYGAFFVCGSLGGKYTPGLPSLTTIKQVYKLQYVNPDTRIFGVISNPVGHSKGPLLHNPAFRHTGYNGIYVPLLVDNVKEFFRVFSCNDYAGFSVGIPHKEAAVRCCDEVDPLAKSIGAVNTIIRRPSDGKLIGYNTDCEACVTAIEDALRERQKTNGHASNVSPIAGKLFVLVGAGGAGRAIAFGAKSRGARVVIFNRKYERAKALAAAVSCDALPYEHLNDFCPEKGMILANASAVGMQPKSDQTPISKEALRSYELVFDAVYTPRNTRLLQEATEVGATVVSGVEMFVRQALGQFKLFTNGLAPVDFMRRIVYEQF, from the exons atgcaAGTACTCACATGGTTTGTGTTGTACATGTTCCCTCCCCTATATAAAAGAGAGAGATGGAGTGTTAAAGAAGAGAGAGATATTATTATGGGTTTGAAGAATGACTTGGTGGTGTACACAAGATTAGAATGTGAGAGCTGTGAGGAAATGACTTGTTGTATAGAGAAAGCTAAAGAAGAAGGAGCAGATCTGGTGGAGCTTTGCATTGACGACTTCACTTTCTCTGACATTTCACAACTTGAAGAACTACTCAAGCAAAGAAGTTTACCATCCATAGTTTCTTTCAG GCCAAAATCTCCGATAAATTCTGAGGGCAAGAAAACATGTATCCAAGTTCTCAAATTAGCTGTGGAATTGGACGTTGAGTTCGTCGAAGTCGACACTCAG gttGTCTGCCATCAAGTGGTTGCTGAATTGATGAAGAGCCGATCAAATAGCAAAATAATTGCTTCTACTTATGTCAATGGTGGAAACCCTACTAAAGACACACTTTGTAATTCCATCATAAACCTGCAGTCCACAGGAGCAGATATCATCAAACTTGTCATTGATGTAGCTTATATTACAGACGTTGCACCAGTTTTCCATATGCTTACACATTCTCAGGTCCCTCTAATTGTTAGGGCAGCAGGGGATAGAGGACTTATAAGCCaactattgggtccaaaatacggTGCTTTCTTTGTTTGTGGATCTTTGGGAGGCAAATACACCCCTGGCTTGCCATCTTTGACCACCATTAAACAGGTTTATAAACTCCAATATGTCAACCCAGATACTAGAATTTTTGGTGTTATCTCAAATCCTGTTGGCCATAGCAAGGGACCCCTTCTACACAACCCCGCCTTTAGGCATACAGGATACAATGGAATATATGTCCCACTACTAGTTGACAATGTCAAGGAATTCTTTCGGGTTTTCTCATGCAATGACTATGCTGGTTTCAG TGTTGGTATCCCACATAAGGAAGCAGCAGTACGGTGTTGTGATGAAGTTGATCCACTTGCTAAG TCTATAGGAGCTGTAAACACAATTATAAGGAGGCCTTCTGACGGCAAGCTCATTGGTTATAATACAGATTGTGAGGCTTGTGTGACGGCAATTGAAGATGCACTTAGAG AGAGACAAAAGACCAATGGCCATGCATCAAATGTTTCTCCAATTGCTGGGAAATTGTTTGTATTAGTTGGGGCAGGTGGTGCAGGGCGAGCTATTGCTTTTGGTGCCAAAAGCAGAGGGGCAAGGGTTGTAATATTCAACCGCAAATATG AGAGAGCAAAAGCTCTGGCTGCAGCAGTATCCTGTGACGCTTTGCCATATGAACATCTGAATGATTTCTGCCCTGAGAAGGGAATGATTCTTGCAAATGCTTCTGCTGTGGGCATGCAGCCAAAGTCTGATCAAACTCCTATCTCAAAG GAGGCATTGAGATCATACGAACTAGTATTTGATGCGGTTTACACACCTAGAAATACACGGTTATTGCAGGAAGCTACAGAGGTTGGAGCTACAGTGGTGAGTGGGGTTGAGATGTTTGTCCGGCAGGCACTTGGGCAGTTTAAATTGTTCACCAATGGATTAG CACCAGTAGATTTTATGCGGAGGATTGTATATGAGCAATTTTGA
- the LOC101248688 gene encoding NPL4-like protein 2 has protein sequence MMIRIRSRDGLERVTIDNPHATIAQLKSQIESQLRVPVQSQTLSSNQNLLLAKTPDDWSRFTDMDNPHTPISSFNLTHGSILYLAYQGERTIPGPTVQPAGSFGRKMTMDDLIAKQMRVTRQENPHCELVSFDRDAANAFQHYVNETLAFAVKRGGFMYGTVSPEGKVEVHFIYEPPQQGTEENLLLLRDPDEEKLVDAIAIGLGMRKVGFIFTQTISQDKKDYTMSTAEVLQAAELHSEGDLKEWVTAIVKLEVNDDGAADVHFEAFQMSDMCVRLFKEGWFETDVKDEIDPKLSKMKKDVVVGVKDTREVDNDFFLVVVKIADHQGPLSSSFPIENRIIPVSMNALKDHFNRTKSLSFVKRISDFHLLLLLAKFLDINADVPALAECVLTQSAVPEGYKLLIESMASAS, from the exons ATGATGATCAGAATCAGAAGCAGAGATGGGTTAGAGCGAGTCACAATTGACAACCCACATGCCACAATTGCCCAACTCAAGTCCCAAATCGAATCCCAACTTCGAGTTCCAGTTCAATCGCAAACCCTATCTTCCAATCAGAACCTTTTGCTCGCTAAAACCCCAGATGATTGGTCTCGCTTCACTGATATGGACAACCCTCATACACCCATCTCCTCTTTCAATCTTACTCACGGTTCTATCCTTTATCTTGCTTACCAGGGTGAGCGCACAATTCCCGGTCCCACCGTACAGCCCGCCGGTTCATTCGGTAGAAAGATGACCATGGACGACCTAATTGCTAAACAAATGCGAGTTACTAGACAAGAGAACCCTCACTGCGAACTCGTTTCCTTCGATCGTGATGCCGCCAATGCCTTTCAACATTATGTCAATGAAACACTCGCCTTTGCTGTCAAAAGGGGTGGTTTTATGTATGGTACAGTATCCCCTGAAGGCAAAGTGGAAGTCCATTTTATTTATGAGCCGCCCCAGCAAGGGACCGAGGAAAATTTGTTGCTTCTACGCGATCCTGATGAGGAGAAATTGGTGGATGCTATAGCTATTGGATTAGGGATGAGGAAAGTAGGGTTTATATTTACTCAGACAATTAGTCAGGATAAAAAGGATTACACTATGTCAACTGCAGAGGTCTTACAGGCAGCTGAGTTACATTCGGAGGGTGATTTGAAGGAATGGGTGACCGCTATAGTGAAGCTTGAGGTGAATGACGATGGCGCTGCCGATGTACATTTTGAGGCTTTTCAGATGAGTGATATGTGTGTGAGATTGTTCAAGGAAGGCTGGTTTGAGACGGATGTTAAGGATGAGATTGATCCAAAGCTTTCCAAGATGAAGAAAGATGTGGTGGTAGGAGTCAAGGACACAAGAGAAGTTGATAACGACTTCTTCTTGGTTGTTGTCAAGATTGCGGATCACCAG GGTCCACTTTCTTCATCATTTCCCATTGAAAACAGGATTATTCCAGTGAGCATGAATGCATTGAAAGATCATTTCAATCGAACAAAGAGTCTTTCTTTTGTGAAGCGAATCTCAGATTTCCATCTGCTACTGTTGCTGGCGAAATTTCTGGACATTAATGCAGATGTTCCTGCATTGGCAGAATGTGTGCTTACACAGTCAGCTGTCCCAGAAGGTTACAAGCTCCTTATAGAATCGATGGCTAGTGCCTCTTAA